One Phalacrocorax aristotelis chromosome 10, bGulAri2.1, whole genome shotgun sequence genomic region harbors:
- the ERCC4 gene encoding DNA repair endonuclease XPF isoform X1 gives MAALLEYESQIFLDLFHQDGLVICARGLGIDRLLLRFLRLYCEPASLVLVLNTGPAEEEYFIDQLRSDGVVHLPRRVTNEITNNTRYEFYTQGGVIFATSRILVVDFLTDRIPANLITGILVYKAHRIIESCQEAFILRLYRQKNKQGFIKAFTDNAVAFNTGFCHVERVMRNLFVRKLYLWPRFHIAVNSFLEKHKPEVVEIHVSMTPAMLAIQTSILDILNACLRELKRYNPALEVEDLSLENAIGKPFDKTICHYLDPLWHQLGAKTKSLVQDLKILRTLLLYLTQYDCVTFLNLLESLKASEKAFGENSGWLFLDSSTSMFINARARVYRIADEKLNQKGNISEKSDIKKENELKRELVLESNPKWEALREVLREIENENKNSEDLGGPGQVLICASDDRACAQLREYIIAGAEAFLTRLYNKTFGKDEKAGEVWIKDRKAVKSKGNARPDTGPQVKKAKLMASSKQNKPKKQQDRTIIQMMAKTEEEKREELEVDDKKELSSSQESSIEETVPEDFHVNLPSDCYYGIFKDPLTIIHPLQGCGDPYALTRVLHEVEPRYVVLYDAELTFVRQLEIYKASRPGKPLRVYFLIYGGSTEEQRYLTALRKEKEAFEKLIREKAGMVIPEEREGRDETNLDLIRDAKPASVSTDTRKAGGQEQKSVQQTVIVDMREFRSELPSLIHRRGIDIEPVTLEVGDYILTPDICVERKSISDLIGSLNNGRLYTQCVSMCRYYKRPILLIEFDPKKSFSLIPRGSLHQEISSNDVTSKLTLLTLHFPKLRILWCPSPHATAELFEELKQNHPQPDAETAMAVTADSEILPESDKYNPGPQDFLLKMPGINAKNCRALMNHVKSMAELVTLPKDELSKILGNAANATQLFDFIHLTYGEAVSKGKSKR, from the exons ATGGCGGCGCTACTGGAGTATGAGAGCCAGATCTTCCTGGACCTCTTCCACCAGGACGGGCTGGTGATCTGCGCCCGCGGGCTCGGCATTGACCGCCTGCTGCTGCGCTTCCTCCGCCTTTACTGCGAGCCCGCCAGCCTGGTGCTGGTGCTGAACACCGGCCCTGCCGAGGAG GAGTATTTTATTGATCAGCTGAGGTCAGATGGAGTTGTTCATCTTCCTCGGCGTGTTACCAATGAAATTACAAATAATACTCGATATGAATTTTACACACAAGGAGGAGTCATCTTTGCAACTAGTCGAATCCTTGTGGTAGATTTCCTTACTGACAGAATTCCTGCAAACCTCATTACCG GCATTTTGGTATACAAAGCGCACAGAATCATTGAGTCCTGTCAGGAAGCATTTATCTTGCGACTTTATCGCCAGAAGAACAAGCAAGGCTTCATTAAAGCTTTTACAGATAATGCAGTTGCATTTAACACTGGCTTTTGCCATGTGGAAAGAGTGATGAGAAATCTTTTTGTCAGGAAACTTTATCTGTGGCCAAG ATTTCATATAGCAGTGAACTCATTTTTAGAGAAGCATAAACCTGAAGTGGTGGAAATACATGTGTCAATGACCCCTGCTATGCTTGCTATCCAGACTTCAATCCTGGACATTTTGAATGCATGTCTGAGAGAACTCAAACGTTATAATCCAGCCCTTGAAGTAGAAGATCTGTCTTTAGAAAATGCTATTGGTAAACCTTTTGACAAG ACAATATGTCACTATTTGGATCCTCTCTGGCATCAGCTTGGAGCAAAGACAAAATCTTTGGTCCAGGATTTGAAGATACTACGTACTTTGCTACTGTATCTTACGCAGTATGATTGTGTCACTTTCCTTAATCTTCTGGAGTCActgaaagcaagtgaaaaagcTTTTGGTGAGAATTCAG gtTGGCTGTTTCTTGACTCCAGTACTTCAATGTTTATAAATGCTCGAGCTAGAGTTTATCGCATTGCAGATGAGAAACTGAATCAGAAAGGCAACATCTCTGAAAAAAGTgatataaagaaggaaaatg AACTGAAGAGGGAATTGGTTCTAGAAAGTAACCCAAAATGGGAAGCTTTGAGAGAAGTACTGAGGGAGATTGAAAATGAGAATAAGAACAGTGAAGACCTTGGTGGTCCAG GGCAAGTGCTTATCTGTGCCAGTGATGACCGAGCTTGTGCACAGCTCCGGGAGTATATTATTGCTGGAGCTGAAGCTTTTTTAACAAGACTGTATAACAAAACCTTTGGAAAGGATGAGAAAGCAGGAGAAGTGTGGATTAAGGACAGAAAAGCCGTCAAGTCCAAAGGAAATGCCCGACCAGACACAGGGCCTCAAGTCAAAAAAGCCAAACTCATGgcttcttcaaaacaaaataaacccaagAAGCAGCAAGACCGGACTATAATCCAAATGATGGCGAAaactgaggaggaaaagagagaggagtTAGAGGTGGATGATAAGAAAGAACTAAGCAGTAGCCAAGAAAGCAGTATTGAAGAGACTGTTCCTGAAGATTTCCATGTGAACTTACCCTCAGATTGTTACTACGGTATTTTCAAGGACCCACTCACAATTATTCATCCGTTGCAAGGTTGCGGTGATCCTTACGCGCTCACTCGGGTACTGCATGAAGTAGAACCAAGATATGTTGTATTATATGATGCAGAACTAACTTTTGTTCGGCAGCTGGAAATCTACAAAGCAAGCAGGCCTGGGAAGCCTTTGAG GGTGTATTTCCTCATATATGGGGGCTCAACAGAAGAACAGCGCTATCTCACAGCtctgagaaaagagaaagaggccTTCGAAAAACTCATTCG AGAGAAGGCTGGCATGGTTATCcctgaagaaagagaaggacGAGATGAAACAAATTTAGACCTAATAAGAGATGCTAAACCTGCCTCTGTTTCTACTGACACACGCAAAGCAG GTGGGCAGGAACAGAAGAGTGTTCAGCAAACTGTAATAGTGGATATGCGGGAATTTCGTAGTGAGCTTCCGTCACTGATTCATCGTCGTGGCATTGACATTGAGCCTGTTACTTTGGAAGTTGGAGATTATATTTTAACTCCCGATATCTGTGTAGAACGGAAGAGTATCAGTGATCTGATTGGTTCCTTAAATAATGGAAGACTGTATACACAATGCGTTTCTATGTGCCGTTACTATAAGCGACCAATCCTCCTGATTGAATTTGATCCTAAGAAATCTTTCTCCTTGATTCCACGAGGCTCTCTACATCAGGAAATTTCCAGTAATGATGTTACTTCTAAACTAACCCTTCTCACACTCCATTTCCCAAAGTTACGTATCTTGTGGTGTCCCTCTCCCCATGCTACTGCTGAACTGTTTGAGgagttaaaacaaaaccatcccCAACCtgatgcagaaacagcaatggCTGTCACAGCAGATTCTGAAATTCTTCCCGAGTCAGACAAGTATAACCCTGGGCCTCAGGACTTCCTATTAAAAATGCCAGGTATTAATGCAAAAAACTGCCGTGCCTTAATGAACCACGTTAAAAGCATGGCAGAGCTAGTGACCCTGCCAAAGGATGAACTCTCCAAAATTTTGGGTAATGCTGCCAATGCCACGCAACTCTTTGACTTTATTCACCTGACCTACGGAGAGGCAGTATcgaaaggaaaaagcaaaagatga
- the ERCC4 gene encoding DNA repair endonuclease XPF isoform X2, which yields MRNLFVRKLYLWPRFHIAVNSFLEKHKPEVVEIHVSMTPAMLAIQTSILDILNACLRELKRYNPALEVEDLSLENAIGKPFDKTICHYLDPLWHQLGAKTKSLVQDLKILRTLLLYLTQYDCVTFLNLLESLKASEKAFGENSGWLFLDSSTSMFINARARVYRIADEKLNQKGNISEKSDIKKENELKRELVLESNPKWEALREVLREIENENKNSEDLGGPGQVLICASDDRACAQLREYIIAGAEAFLTRLYNKTFGKDEKAGEVWIKDRKAVKSKGNARPDTGPQVKKAKLMASSKQNKPKKQQDRTIIQMMAKTEEEKREELEVDDKKELSSSQESSIEETVPEDFHVNLPSDCYYGIFKDPLTIIHPLQGCGDPYALTRVLHEVEPRYVVLYDAELTFVRQLEIYKASRPGKPLRVYFLIYGGSTEEQRYLTALRKEKEAFEKLIREKAGMVIPEEREGRDETNLDLIRDAKPASVSTDTRKAGGQEQKSVQQTVIVDMREFRSELPSLIHRRGIDIEPVTLEVGDYILTPDICVERKSISDLIGSLNNGRLYTQCVSMCRYYKRPILLIEFDPKKSFSLIPRGSLHQEISSNDVTSKLTLLTLHFPKLRILWCPSPHATAELFEELKQNHPQPDAETAMAVTADSEILPESDKYNPGPQDFLLKMPGINAKNCRALMNHVKSMAELVTLPKDELSKILGNAANATQLFDFIHLTYGEAVSKGKSKR from the exons ATGAGAAATCTTTTTGTCAGGAAACTTTATCTGTGGCCAAG ATTTCATATAGCAGTGAACTCATTTTTAGAGAAGCATAAACCTGAAGTGGTGGAAATACATGTGTCAATGACCCCTGCTATGCTTGCTATCCAGACTTCAATCCTGGACATTTTGAATGCATGTCTGAGAGAACTCAAACGTTATAATCCAGCCCTTGAAGTAGAAGATCTGTCTTTAGAAAATGCTATTGGTAAACCTTTTGACAAG ACAATATGTCACTATTTGGATCCTCTCTGGCATCAGCTTGGAGCAAAGACAAAATCTTTGGTCCAGGATTTGAAGATACTACGTACTTTGCTACTGTATCTTACGCAGTATGATTGTGTCACTTTCCTTAATCTTCTGGAGTCActgaaagcaagtgaaaaagcTTTTGGTGAGAATTCAG gtTGGCTGTTTCTTGACTCCAGTACTTCAATGTTTATAAATGCTCGAGCTAGAGTTTATCGCATTGCAGATGAGAAACTGAATCAGAAAGGCAACATCTCTGAAAAAAGTgatataaagaaggaaaatg AACTGAAGAGGGAATTGGTTCTAGAAAGTAACCCAAAATGGGAAGCTTTGAGAGAAGTACTGAGGGAGATTGAAAATGAGAATAAGAACAGTGAAGACCTTGGTGGTCCAG GGCAAGTGCTTATCTGTGCCAGTGATGACCGAGCTTGTGCACAGCTCCGGGAGTATATTATTGCTGGAGCTGAAGCTTTTTTAACAAGACTGTATAACAAAACCTTTGGAAAGGATGAGAAAGCAGGAGAAGTGTGGATTAAGGACAGAAAAGCCGTCAAGTCCAAAGGAAATGCCCGACCAGACACAGGGCCTCAAGTCAAAAAAGCCAAACTCATGgcttcttcaaaacaaaataaacccaagAAGCAGCAAGACCGGACTATAATCCAAATGATGGCGAAaactgaggaggaaaagagagaggagtTAGAGGTGGATGATAAGAAAGAACTAAGCAGTAGCCAAGAAAGCAGTATTGAAGAGACTGTTCCTGAAGATTTCCATGTGAACTTACCCTCAGATTGTTACTACGGTATTTTCAAGGACCCACTCACAATTATTCATCCGTTGCAAGGTTGCGGTGATCCTTACGCGCTCACTCGGGTACTGCATGAAGTAGAACCAAGATATGTTGTATTATATGATGCAGAACTAACTTTTGTTCGGCAGCTGGAAATCTACAAAGCAAGCAGGCCTGGGAAGCCTTTGAG GGTGTATTTCCTCATATATGGGGGCTCAACAGAAGAACAGCGCTATCTCACAGCtctgagaaaagagaaagaggccTTCGAAAAACTCATTCG AGAGAAGGCTGGCATGGTTATCcctgaagaaagagaaggacGAGATGAAACAAATTTAGACCTAATAAGAGATGCTAAACCTGCCTCTGTTTCTACTGACACACGCAAAGCAG GTGGGCAGGAACAGAAGAGTGTTCAGCAAACTGTAATAGTGGATATGCGGGAATTTCGTAGTGAGCTTCCGTCACTGATTCATCGTCGTGGCATTGACATTGAGCCTGTTACTTTGGAAGTTGGAGATTATATTTTAACTCCCGATATCTGTGTAGAACGGAAGAGTATCAGTGATCTGATTGGTTCCTTAAATAATGGAAGACTGTATACACAATGCGTTTCTATGTGCCGTTACTATAAGCGACCAATCCTCCTGATTGAATTTGATCCTAAGAAATCTTTCTCCTTGATTCCACGAGGCTCTCTACATCAGGAAATTTCCAGTAATGATGTTACTTCTAAACTAACCCTTCTCACACTCCATTTCCCAAAGTTACGTATCTTGTGGTGTCCCTCTCCCCATGCTACTGCTGAACTGTTTGAGgagttaaaacaaaaccatcccCAACCtgatgcagaaacagcaatggCTGTCACAGCAGATTCTGAAATTCTTCCCGAGTCAGACAAGTATAACCCTGGGCCTCAGGACTTCCTATTAAAAATGCCAGGTATTAATGCAAAAAACTGCCGTGCCTTAATGAACCACGTTAAAAGCATGGCAGAGCTAGTGACCCTGCCAAAGGATGAACTCTCCAAAATTTTGGGTAATGCTGCCAATGCCACGCAACTCTTTGACTTTATTCACCTGACCTACGGAGAGGCAGTATcgaaaggaaaaagcaaaagatga